In Nitrospirota bacterium, the sequence CTCTTGGATATGAAGCAATATACAGCGAGCGTACTATATTTTGGCGAAACGGGCAAGGTAAATGTGACGCTGACGTGGGCCGGAGAGACGATGCGGGGTTATTGAAACCGACGGGGAGACATTGATGCGACATGGCGACCATAAGACTGTGAATCTGACGTTGTTACTAAGAAGTCGCCCCGGTACCCTGTCGCTTCTCTGTCGCCCATCGCCGCCCTTCGAGTTGATATGCCGTCTGATTTTGAAGCATTCTGCGCTTTTTTGTAATATCCCGGAAATACCCTATCTCTTCGTTTGACTTCTCATCACACCCTATCTGATATCATTACTATAGAGACAATAGTCTTTTTGCTGTTTTTTAATGAACTCACAGGGAGGATCGCGTCATGAGGCCGGTCTTGATCAGGCTGTCTCTATTGTTTGTTGTCTTGTCAGCGCTTGTATCCTGCAGCGGGTCCGGAGGAGGAGATGTAGGTACGCTGTCGGGCGGCCCCGTGGGGAACGGCAGCGGCAGCGGGGGGAGCGGCGCTGCCGGCACATGGATCTGGAAGGGCGGGAGTACGATCAGCGACCAGACGGGGACCTATGGGACACAAGGAGTCCCAGCTTCGGGCAATGTTCCCGGAGGCCGCGTGGAAGCCGTATCCTGGCTCGATGGGAGCGGAAACTTCTGGCTCTTCGGGGGCGACGGTTTCAGTTCAACCAGCGGCTTGGCCGCCTCTTTTCTGAACGACCTTTGGAAATTCGACGGAACCAGCTGGACCTGGGTCAAGGGATCGATCTTCACTCAGGCGACGGGGACGTACGGCGTGAAGGGCACCGCGGCCGCCGTCAACACGCCCGGCGCACGCTCCGGCGCGGCCTCCTGGTCTGTGGGCAGCGACCTCTGGCTCTTCGGTGGATTCGGTTTTGGTTCCAGCGGCTCATCCGGATCGCTGAACGATCTCTGGAAGTTCGACGGCACGTCTTGGACGTGGATGAATGGTGCATTCGTGACGAACCAGACGGGAACCTACGGGACGAAGGGCCTTGCCGACCCGGCCAATATTCCGGGTGCCCGGTTCCGTGCGGCAACGGTAATTGATGGAAGCATTGTATGGCTTTTCGGAGGACGAGGCTATGATGGTACCGGCGTCTTTGGGGATCTCAACGATCTCTGGAAATTCGACGGCACCAACTGGACCTGGGTAAGCGGGTCAAACACAAGCGATCAAAGCGGTTCGTACGGAGCAAAAGGCATTCCCAACTCCGCCAACATGCCCGGCGGACGGGAATCGGCTGTTCTCTGGATTGATGGAGGCGGCAACCTCTGGCTTTTTGGCGGCACCGGCCGTGATTCAACAAGCGGGTCCGGGGGATATCTGAACGACCTCTGGAAATTCAATGGGACGACGTGGATCTGGGTGAGCGGGGCAACAATAGTCAATCAGTTGGGAATATACGGGACACAAGGCGTTGCAGCAACGGGAAACGCGCCCGGATCTCGTAATCCGGCGGCATCCTGGATTGATTTGAGCAACAACCTCTGGCTTTTTGGAGGGTTTGGCTACGACTCGGTATCACTTGGCGATATGAACGACCTCTGGAAGTTCGACGGAAAGAACTGGACCTGGGAGGCCGGAGCGAAGGTGCTGGAGACATTCGGCATTTATGGGTCGAAAAATGTGGCCGCGGCAACCAATTACCCGGGATCCCGGGACTCTGCGACGAGCGCCGTCGGCGGCAGCCACACCATATGGATGTTCGGAGGCATGGGCAACGGCTCCGGCACGACCGGACGCCTGAATGACCTGTGGCTGCATCAGCCGTAGACGCGAGGTGCCTGGCGGAGGGAGGTCTAATTGGAAATTAGGAATGTGGAGTGAGATGCGGATGCGTCGATCAGAGATGCTATTAGATGTTAGATGTTTAGATGTCATTCCCGCGAATGCGGGAATTCTGTTCAGGTATTTTTTTCCACAGATTACACAGATTAACGCAGATGGATTCTAAATGAGAAGAAGAAACAGGGACTTTAGATCCGGCTTGCTTCGTTTTAAACCCAGAAGTCTTTTCAGTTTTTTCTGCGACATCTGCGACATCCGCGGATATATATTATAGATTGGTCTTTCACGTCTTCTGAAAGTTATTCACGCCGAGTAGTTACATTCGATGTTAAACGATGCCCCCGTTATCATTTAGCACTACAAAAACCCGATGCCGGTTCAACGAGCTTTCCCCTGCTACTTTTTTCGAATTGACATCCTGTGCGGCCGGAGGTCTATTTGAATCGGTAAGGCATGTTGGCAGGTAGAACAATGAAAATAAACACCTCGTCGGGGTGTACAAGACCGTCCAGAAAAGGGGTGATTCATATGTTGAGTGTACTGTTCCGTTACTGGTGGGTGTTGCTCGTCAGGGGGATCCTGGCGATCCTGTTCGGCATTGCGGCCTTCGTGTGGCCGGCCATAACCCTCACGACCCTGGTCCTCTTGTTCGGCGCCTACGTTTTCGTGAATGGAGCCTTCCTGATCATCAATGCCGTGGGCAGCAGGAAGGAAAAGGAGGACTGGTGGCTGCTGCTGATCGAAGGCCTTCTGGGTATCGGCATCGGGCTCATGACCGCGTTCGCACCGGGCATTACGGGCTTGGCGCTGCTCCTGTACATCGCTGCCTGGGCCCTTGCTGCGGGGATTCTGGAGATCATAGCGGCGATCCGTCTCAGAAAGGTAGTCACCGGGGAGTGGTGGCTTGCGGTGGGAGGCGTAGTTTCCATCATCTTCGCGCTTCTCCTGATGCGGTTCCCGGCCGCTGGCGCGCTGGGCTTTGTCTGGCTCATCGCGGGCTATGCCTGCGTGTTTGGCGCGATCATGATCGTCCTGGGCTTGAAGGTGCATAGGCTCGGGGAAAAGCTGCACATGGTTTAACAACGTGGCAGAGGATGTTCGTTGAGGGGGTCCCGCGAATGCGGGAAGCCGTTGAGGAATTTTTTATCCACAGATTACGCAGATTTCACAGATTAAACGAAGCCGAAATGATTGGCTTTAAAGTCTGCGTCCATCTGCGACATCTGCGGATAGATCGGTTTTTCGCGTCTTTATGAGACCGTTAATAACCCCGGGATTGCGCAGTCCATCCCGAGCCATAAAGTGAGACCGCTTCGCCTTCGGCTCGCAACAACGGCGGGGACATTATCTCGTCCCTGCTCTGATAGACAGGGACAGGCTTACTGATTGGTCGAGGCCATGAGACGTTCCCTGTCCTTGAAAAGCATGTCGCACTTATTGACATAGAGCTTCATCACGATGCCTTTGCCGAACGTCTGGTGATTGACAATGTCGCCTATGCGGTATTTCGAAGCCATGCTGTAGTCCCGCTCTTTTCCCTTTGCCTCTGCAAGGCCGGCCGCCCAGATGATCTCCGCTGTAGCTGCTTCCGCGCCTTCTTTTTTCGCTCTCGGCTTCCGGACCTTTTGAGCGTCCAGGGGGCTCCTGAATTTGTGCATGCTGCCGCACATCTTGCATCTCACTTTCGCCACCGTCTCCCCGTCCATGGTCATGACGGTATGATCGCGATTCACTTTGCACTTCCCGCAATAGGACTCAATGTTATGGCCTGGCGAATTCTTTTCCGGCATACTGCCTCCTTCTTTACCTATCAGGATATATTTCTGACAAAAGAGCCTGTACCGCAAATCTGGTCGAAGAGAGAGGTGAATTCGGCGAGATGTTCAATCTGCGCTTCTCTTGGATAGAAGCATTATACACCTTCCCGGCGGAAAAGCTTTAACTCATTTTGGAATAATACAAGGCTGAATCTTAAGGGATTCGGCGCTGCAGCGTTTCAATCCCCGCCGGTGATACCCTTGTATCCTTACTGAACATATTGCAGTGCAGTCGCTCACTGATGAGTGGAAACAGTCGTAACGGAGCGCGGGCCGATCCCTGCTGCTACCGTCGGGCTTGCCATAGTTACGAGGCCGCCATTCGCATTGATCGAGTACTGCGAGACGTTGTTGCTGATTATGTTCGCAACATAGGCATGCTTGCCCGAGGCGTCGATGGTGACGGAGACGGGCTGTATCCCTGCCGCCACGGTCGGAGTTGCCATGGACGCGAGACTGCCGTCGGCATTGATCGCGTACTGCGAGACGTCGTTGCTGAACAGGTTCGCTACATAGACATATTTACCCGAGGGATCGACGGTGATGGACATGGGCTGCGTCCCGGCCACCACGGTCGGAGTTGCCATGGACGCGAGACTGCCATCCGCGCCGATCGAGTACTGCGAGACATCGCTGCTGTTGTAGTTCGCCACATAGGCATATTTGCCCGAAGGATCAACGGTGATGGATTCGGGGCCTGTCCCGGTCGCAACGGTCGGGGTTGCCATGGACAAAAGGCTGCCATCCGCATTAATAGTGAACTGCGAGACGGTGTTGCTGAACAAGTTCGCTACATAGGCATATTTCCCCGAAGGGTCGACGGCGACGGAAAGGGGCTGTGCACCGGCCGCCACGGTCGGAGTTGTCATGGACGCGAGGCTGCCGTCAGCATTGATCTTGTACTGCGAGATGTCAGTGCTGTTCTGGTTTGTCACATAGGCATACTTGCCCGAGGGATCGACGATCACCGAGGAGGGGGCCGCCCCGGCTGCTACAGTGGGAGTTGACATGGACGTAAGGCTGCCATCAGCATTGATCTTATACTGCGAGACGTCGTTGCTGCCGTTATTCGCTACATAAGCATATTTGCCCGAGGGGTCGACTGCGACGGAAACGGGAGTCGACCCGGCCGCCACGGTCGGAGTTGCCATGGACGCGAGGCTGCCGTCAGCATTGATCTTGTACTGCGAGACGCTGAAGCTGGCTTCGTTCGCCACGTAGGCGAAACGCGGTTGGATAGAGGCTCCTCCGACTAAAAAGACACCGCCCCCTCCGCCTCCGCCGCTGCAGGAGAGGAAAATCGCAACAACTGCAATCAGGATCAGTACCACAGTAACCCTTTTCATGGAAAGTCTCCTTTTGTTTAGTTTATTCAGCGGGGCTGCTTTTTTTGGAGGTCAAGGCCCGGATCGCGTTCCCCGGGCTTTGTTGCCGCAACTCGAAAGGAAAATGGAGAAATGTTTCTTTACGAGAAATCCTGATGCCGGTCCTTCTCCCTTTCAATATTTTACAATTCCGAAATCATTTATAAGTCCCGCTGCCGCATCGGCCTGCATAATAACGAACATATTAGTGCCGCCACTGTTGTAAAAGACGAACTTTCCGTGCCCGGGATAATCGGTGCCGCCGGTAATGAAATGCGGGAGCGCAATCACATTTTGAAGGGCGAAGAGTTTATCATCAAATATCGCGACTTCGATATCCCCTGGGAGCGGGATTGCCGCAACCTTTCCGACAGCCGAAGAATCGGCAACGTACTGAACATCGACGAAGCTCAAACCTTCCAGAGCCGCTTTGGGCGGTACCATATCCGGGGTAGTGCCGGTAGATGCTGCATAAACGGAGCCGCACCGGGAAATGAAGCCTGTTCCATCCTCCAGCATCCAGAGCTCTCCGCAGGCAACATATATCCGGCCTGCAACCTGAGAATCATACAGGAAGACTGGAGCTCCTGATGAAATGTCGAATTTTTGGGTAGAATAAGAAACCCCAGCTGCGTACAGAACACTTCCGCTCGGATGCAGTTTTGCTCTTGTCCCTGCATTAGGGAATAAACCTGCTGCAGGGGTGGCAACACCCGTACTTATGTTCACGCCAAAAAATGATCCCAGGTCCGGGAACGCATACACGTAACCGTTCCCGGCAAGTACGATATCAGTTATATTGCCGTTAACAGAGAGTGTTGTGGTCACAGCTCTTGACACAAGATCCACATAGGAGATGGTCCCCTTGTGGCCGATGGCAGCGTACAAGCCGTCGGGGCTTACGGAGACACTCGAGGGCAGAGCGGATAGATCGACTGCCTGGTCCAGGTTGGCGACAGGGTCATAGATGTGGAGCTGGTTGGACGGCGTGCCTGATACCATGATGATCCGGTCCATTTGCCTGCTGTATTCCGCGTCGATGACTTTAAAGGGAAGCCCGGCAACGGGTCTGTTTGTTATAACGGCAACAGTTACCGTATCGGGTAGGCTGTTAGTATACCCGTTATAGAAGATCTGGAGACTCAATTCATATATTCCCTCGAGGTCAGCCGTAAATGTCGGGTGAATCGACGCCGGATCAGAAAGCGTAGCGGCGCTGCCCACCGGCATTTGCGTAAAGCTCCAGGCATAGGTCATGGGCCTGCCTGCCGAATCATGACTGCCGCTCCCATCAAGGGTGATGAGGGTAGAAGGACCTGTCGTGTGGTATTGATCCGGACCGGCATCGGCCACTGCGGTGAGACCCGCGTTCACCGCAACCTTATCAATGCCGGTGGAGTATACCGTGCCGTCGTATACGGAGAGATAACAGTCATAAATGCCGGGGACATCAGGCGTGAAGGTCGGATTGACGGCATGATCATTGGAAAGGACAGCAGTGCTGTGCGTCGGCGCCTGCATTGTCCAGGTGTAGGTCAGAGGATCTCCGTTCGGATCGGAGCTGGCGCTGCCATCGAGCGTAACGAGGGCTCCGATATTCACGCTCTGGTCCGGACCCGCATTCGGAACAGGTGGGTCGTTATAGGCTGTAATGTCGACGGAATCGGGACTGCTTGACAGCGATCCGTCCGAGACAACGAGACTTACTCTATATAAACCCGGGCGATCGGCTTGAAACGTGGGATTCGCTGACGATGCGTTTGAAAGAACCGCGCTGCTGCCGACGGGCATGGAGTCGAATTGCCAGGAATATGTCAGTGAACTCCCTTCCGGGTCGTAGCTCTGGCGTCCATCAAGCGTTACGGTACTGCCACTTGCTAGGTACTGGTCTGCGCCTGCCATCGCAATTGGCTTATTGTTTCCCGGGCCTATAACCGCCCCCGGCCCCGACGGGACAACCGAGCCCGGCCCCAGAAATCCGTCACCGTTCATACCGCAACCGGCAAGCAGCAGGAACAGAGCAAGTCCGAGGCAGGCGATTGTAAACATTTTTTTGTTGATCGAATTTTTCATGATCAATCTCCCGGATCCCCTCAGGATGACGACTAGGTCGCGTTAGAAATGATACGCCGTGGTCAGGAGCAAACTGAAACCGCTCCCGTCTGTTCCGCCGCTGACTGAGCCGCTGCCATGAACGCCTTCCGCATTTGTGTAGTCGACATACCGGTACATCGCTCCCACGGTCAAGGACAGGTTCGGACTGACGTACGTATCTACGCCGGTCCCAAAATTCAGACCCGACCCGGTAAATTTCGCGTCCCCTGTTTCTCCGGTAAAGAGATCCGCCGCTCCCTGTTTAATCACCAGGCCGTTATAACTGATGCCGAACAAGAGGTATGGCTGAACGGTTCCCGATGTTGCGAAGCTGTATTTTCCATTGACGCTGAAGCTGTTGTAGCTGACATCTCCCGAGAAACCTTCCCATGTGCCCCGGTGGCCCGAGCTCATGAAGTTCAGTTCGATCGCCCAATGATCGTTTATTCCATACCCGCCGAGGACATCGAAGCCGAAGGCGTTGTTGATGTCAGGCATGATGATGACTTCCGTTCCGCCCTCAAGGCCCGAATGCCCGTCGAAATCGCCATTTATCGTATTGTAGGTGGCACCGGCGCCTATATAGAATCCCTTCTTTGCCTCTGCCTTCGAAGTTACGGTAAGCACCATGACCAAAGCCATCAAAAAAACGATTGTCCTGAACATCCGGCTCTCCTTGACATAGTTATTCACGACGTTGTCCATCGATAATGCACGCGACCTGTTGAGCAGTCTTGATATTAAGGTCACAACCGCCTTGGTTCACAAACTTTTTGCCATTGTGTCCGATGGAGGGAAGTACATTAAATTCGGAATCAGGAATTAAGAGAGCTACTCGAAATGATTGATATCTTGATGAATAAAAGTGCACTATCGTTGAATTGGTATTTTAATTATACGGATGCACAGTGTATTGTCAAGAATATCGATGGGGTATTTTTGGGGTATGCCGTTCGCACTGCGGCATAGAGGTCGAGAACATTCCCCGGCATGAGAAGCGG encodes:
- a CDS encoding kelch repeat-containing protein, which gives rise to MRPVLIRLSLLFVVLSALVSCSGSGGGDVGTLSGGPVGNGSGSGGSGAAGTWIWKGGSTISDQTGTYGTQGVPASGNVPGGRVEAVSWLDGSGNFWLFGGDGFSSTSGLAASFLNDLWKFDGTSWTWVKGSIFTQATGTYGVKGTAAAVNTPGARSGAASWSVGSDLWLFGGFGFGSSGSSGSLNDLWKFDGTSWTWMNGAFVTNQTGTYGTKGLADPANIPGARFRAATVIDGSIVWLFGGRGYDGTGVFGDLNDLWKFDGTNWTWVSGSNTSDQSGSYGAKGIPNSANMPGGRESAVLWIDGGGNLWLFGGTGRDSTSGSGGYLNDLWKFNGTTWIWVSGATIVNQLGIYGTQGVAATGNAPGSRNPAASWIDLSNNLWLFGGFGYDSVSLGDMNDLWKFDGKNWTWEAGAKVLETFGIYGSKNVAAATNYPGSRDSATSAVGGSHTIWMFGGMGNGSGTTGRLNDLWLHQP
- a CDS encoding HdeD family acid-resistance protein — protein: MLSVLFRYWWVLLVRGILAILFGIAAFVWPAITLTTLVLLFGAYVFVNGAFLIINAVGSRKEKEDWWLLLIEGLLGIGIGLMTAFAPGITGLALLLYIAAWALAAGILEIIAAIRLRKVVTGEWWLAVGGVVSIIFALLLMRFPAAGALGFVWLIAGYACVFGAIMIVLGLKVHRLGEKLHMV
- a CDS encoding beta-propeller fold lactonase family protein; this encodes MKRVTVVLILIAVVAIFLSCSGGGGGGGVFLVGGASIQPRFAYVANEASFSVSQYKINADGSLASMATPTVAAGSTPVSVAVDPSGKYAYVANNGSNDVSQYKINADGSLTSMSTPTVAAGAAPSSVIVDPSGKYAYVTNQNSTDISQYKINADGSLASMTTPTVAAGAQPLSVAVDPSGKYAYVANLFSNTVSQFTINADGSLLSMATPTVATGTGPESITVDPSGKYAYVANYNSSDVSQYSIGADGSLASMATPTVVAGTQPMSITVDPSGKYVYVANLFSNDVSQYAINADGSLASMATPTVAAGIQPVSVTIDASGKHAYVANIISNNVSQYSINANGGLVTMASPTVAAGIGPRSVTTVSTHQ
- a CDS encoding PKD domain-containing protein; its protein translation is MKNSINKKMFTIACLGLALFLLLAGCGMNGDGFLGPGSVVPSGPGAVIGPGNNKPIAMAGADQYLASGSTVTLDGRQSYDPEGSSLTYSWQFDSMPVGSSAVLSNASSANPTFQADRPGLYRVSLVVSDGSLSSSPDSVDITAYNDPPVPNAGPDQSVNIGALVTLDGSASSDPNGDPLTYTWTMQAPTHSTAVLSNDHAVNPTFTPDVPGIYDCYLSVYDGTVYSTGIDKVAVNAGLTAVADAGPDQYHTTGPSTLITLDGSGSHDSAGRPMTYAWSFTQMPVGSAATLSDPASIHPTFTADLEGIYELSLQIFYNGYTNSLPDTVTVAVITNRPVAGLPFKVIDAEYSRQMDRIIMVSGTPSNQLHIYDPVANLDQAVDLSALPSSVSVSPDGLYAAIGHKGTISYVDLVSRAVTTTLSVNGNITDIVLAGNGYVYAFPDLGSFFGVNISTGVATPAAGLFPNAGTRAKLHPSGSVLYAAGVSYSTQKFDISSGAPVFLYDSQVAGRIYVACGELWMLEDGTGFISRCGSVYAASTGTTPDMVPPKAALEGLSFVDVQYVADSSAVGKVAAIPLPGDIEVAIFDDKLFALQNVIALPHFITGGTDYPGHGKFVFYNSGGTNMFVIMQADAAAGLINDFGIVKY
- a CDS encoding porin family protein gives rise to the protein MFRTIVFLMALVMVLTVTSKAEAKKGFYIGAGATYNTINGDFDGHSGLEGGTEVIIMPDINNAFGFDVLGGYGINDHWAIELNFMSSGHRGTWEGFSGDVSYNSFSVNGKYSFATSGTVQPYLLFGISYNGLVIKQGAADLFTGETGDAKFTGSGLNFGTGVDTYVSPNLSLTVGAMYRYVDYTNAEGVHGSGSVSGGTDGSGFSLLLTTAYHF